A genomic stretch from Acidobacteriota bacterium includes:
- a CDS encoding right-handed parallel beta-helix repeat-containing protein yields MRKSLSSNVLAAVLLLALAAGSARAADVFVDQAHPRAADTNPGTRDAPWRTIRKAAGMLRAGDTCWVGPGTYDETVPVTASGKPGAFVTFKAAGPVTVRGFQIESCSYVRIVGFEITQTAAFRDPAILVAGSDHCQILDNRIHHTSTIGIFFHKRAPSHHNIVRGNRMSFIGSVPGQETGEIAIVVAGDANIVEYNDVSQAADFTNVWGRGNIIRNNYFHDNALADFPDFIRRNPEGHHIDGLQYYSDAVAPLVRTVMEDNLIVDNDVPHGHLVLMRNVAGHPSSEFLFRRNVAVRNGAIAILIERFPGLRVVHNTFVDMVHRQTPKARYCLQITGGSTDAKVLNNIFVRSAHPGGMTIYVDGTSMPGFLAAGNLVESSGRPVQQRGLEKDPAFAAPAEGRFDLLERSPAVDAGVPLTTTVAAGEGTRVPVLDAGFFSDGGGITAGDIVRIGTAPPVRVLRADYDGNSIEIDRPISWAAKAPVSYDYAGKAPDIGGLERVDGRGETDVRIASPLPGAAVATPVCVRADVSDPADVRYVVFLADGIPAGQVETPPYEFAWEASGLKPGSHEIEARAYLRSAQAAPTRSARITVNVGPARPAPGGRNGTAAGTAPSGSAPRS; encoded by the coding sequence ATGCGCAAGTCCCTGTCCTCAAACGTTCTCGCCGCGGTTCTGCTTCTCGCGCTCGCCGCCGGCTCCGCCCGGGCGGCCGACGTCTTCGTCGATCAGGCCCATCCCCGCGCCGCGGACACGAATCCCGGCACCCGGGATGCCCCGTGGCGGACGATCCGGAAGGCGGCCGGGATGCTCCGGGCGGGCGACACCTGTTGGGTCGGCCCCGGGACCTATGACGAGACGGTCCCGGTGACCGCGTCCGGGAAGCCGGGCGCGTTCGTGACCTTCAAAGCCGCCGGCCCGGTCACGGTCCGGGGATTCCAGATCGAATCCTGTTCCTACGTCCGGATCGTGGGCTTCGAGATCACGCAGACGGCCGCCTTCCGCGATCCGGCGATCCTGGTGGCCGGATCGGATCATTGCCAGATCCTGGACAATCGCATCCATCACACGTCGACGATCGGGATCTTCTTCCACAAGCGCGCCCCGTCGCACCACAATATCGTCCGGGGTAACCGGATGAGCTTCATCGGCTCCGTTCCGGGGCAGGAGACCGGGGAGATCGCCATCGTCGTGGCCGGCGACGCGAACATCGTCGAGTACAACGACGTCTCCCAGGCCGCCGATTTCACGAACGTCTGGGGGCGGGGCAATATCATCCGCAACAATTATTTCCACGACAACGCCCTGGCCGATTTCCCCGACTTCATCCGGCGGAACCCCGAGGGCCATCACATCGACGGCCTCCAATACTATTCCGACGCGGTCGCCCCCCTCGTCCGGACCGTGATGGAGGACAATCTCATCGTCGATAACGACGTGCCCCACGGCCACCTGGTCCTGATGAGGAATGTCGCCGGCCATCCGAGCTCCGAGTTCCTCTTCCGGAGGAACGTGGCCGTCCGCAACGGGGCCATCGCCATCCTGATCGAGAGGTTCCCGGGCTTGAGGGTCGTGCATAACACCTTCGTCGACATGGTCCACCGTCAGACCCCCAAGGCCCGCTATTGCCTTCAGATCACCGGCGGATCGACGGACGCCAAGGTCCTCAACAACATCTTCGTCCGGTCGGCCCATCCGGGCGGCATGACCATCTATGTCGACGGGACCTCGATGCCCGGCTTCCTGGCGGCCGGCAATCTCGTGGAGAGCTCCGGCCGGCCCGTCCAGCAGCGGGGCCTGGAGAAGGATCCGGCTTTCGCTGCCCCGGCCGAGGGGCGCTTCGACCTCCTGGAGCGGTCCCCGGCCGTCGACGCCGGCGTTCCCCTGACCACGACCGTCGCCGCCGGCGAGGGGACCCGGGTCCCGGTCCTCGACGCCGGGTTCTTCTCGGACGGCGGAGGCATCACCGCCGGGGATATCGTCCGGATCGGGACCGCCCCGCCGGTCCGGGTCCTCCGCGCCGACTACGACGGGAACTCGATCGAGATCGACCGGCCGATATCGTGGGCCGCCAAGGCCCCCGTCTCGTACGATTATGCCGGCAAGGCGCCGGATATCGGCGGGCTGGAGCGCGTCGACGGCAGGGGGGAGACGGACGTCCGCATCGCCTCCCCGCTGCCAGGGGCCGCCGTCGCGACGCCGGTCTGCGTTCGAGCCGACGTCTCCGATCCGGCCGACGTGAGATACGTGGTCTTCCTGGCCGACGGCATCCCCGCGGGACAGGTCGAAACGCCCCCCTACGAATTCGCGTGGGAAGCCTCCGGCCTGAAACCCGGAAGCCACGAGATCGAAGCCCGGGCCTATTTGCGGAGCGCCCAGGCTGCCCCGACGAGGAGCGCCAGGATCACGGTGAACGTCGGTCCGGCCCGGCCGGCGCCGGGCGGCCGGAACGGGACGGCAGCCGGAACCGCGCCCTCAGGCTCCGCGCCGCGTTCGTGA
- a CDS encoding MBOAT family O-acyltransferase: protein MNPGFWHFDFYSSLPFWAALAVSAIVIRLLDKSVRARGFALAILSALMLLALPGFGPGHLALVLGLAVLTYVLGAALVRTPSAPGRRRKALAALGITAVLAFLAFFKYGFVQGLFRTAAGPAGGGLARMIGVSYFSFRMIHFLVEAYRGKIEGLDPLTYVNYVIFFPAFISGPINRYNPFASQVRSAARSKPAADLRAGGERIVHGLFKKFVLAQALYPHILSTQADLLGRMSFWQAALGLYAYAFYFYFDFAGYSDLAIGCARLMGLELPENFDNPFLKRNIRELWTNWHMSLTSWLVDYIYWPIVRKLRSLDYFRRHAVLLSNLGMIITFIGCGMWHGETANFILWGAYHGIGIAALTIYQREKRKVRSAALQKYFRSKLSLALGVFLTFNFFAFGLSLFVLDIRKLGILAAAVLSRL from the coding sequence GTGAATCCGGGATTTTGGCATTTCGACTTCTATAGCAGCTTGCCCTTCTGGGCGGCGCTCGCCGTCAGCGCGATCGTCATCCGGCTCCTCGACAAGTCGGTCCGGGCCAGGGGCTTCGCCCTCGCCATTCTGTCGGCCCTGATGCTCCTGGCCCTTCCCGGCTTCGGTCCCGGGCATCTGGCGCTGGTCCTGGGCCTGGCCGTCCTGACCTACGTTCTGGGCGCGGCCCTGGTCAGGACGCCCTCCGCCCCCGGCCGCCGGAGAAAGGCGTTGGCCGCCCTCGGCATCACGGCCGTGCTGGCGTTCCTGGCCTTCTTCAAGTACGGGTTCGTCCAGGGGCTGTTCAGGACGGCGGCCGGACCGGCCGGCGGCGGCCTGGCCCGGATGATCGGCGTCTCCTATTTCTCCTTCCGCATGATCCATTTCCTCGTCGAGGCCTATCGGGGGAAGATCGAAGGGCTGGACCCTCTGACCTACGTCAATTACGTCATCTTCTTCCCGGCCTTCATCAGCGGCCCGATCAACCGCTACAACCCCTTCGCTTCCCAGGTCCGCTCGGCGGCGCGATCCAAGCCCGCGGCGGATCTCCGGGCGGGAGGCGAGCGCATCGTCCACGGCCTGTTCAAGAAATTCGTCCTGGCCCAGGCCCTCTATCCTCATATCCTGTCCACCCAGGCCGATCTCCTCGGCCGCATGAGCTTCTGGCAGGCCGCCCTGGGGCTATACGCCTATGCCTTCTACTTCTATTTCGATTTCGCCGGGTACTCGGACCTGGCCATCGGCTGCGCCCGCCTGATGGGCCTGGAGCTCCCGGAGAATTTCGACAATCCGTTCCTCAAGAGGAATATCCGCGAGCTTTGGACGAACTGGCACATGTCGCTGACCAGCTGGCTCGTCGACTACATCTATTGGCCGATCGTCCGCAAGCTCAGGAGCCTAGATTATTTCCGGCGGCACGCGGTCCTCCTCTCCAATCTCGGCATGATCATCACGTTCATCGGCTGCGGCATGTGGCACGGCGAAACGGCCAACTTCATCCTCTGGGGCGCCTACCACGGGATCGGCATCGCCGCCCTGACCATTTATCAGAGGGAGAAGAGGAAGGTCCGCTCGGCGGCGCTCCAGAAGTACTTCCGGTCGAAGCTCAGCCTGGCCCTGGGCGTCTTCTTGACCTTCAATTTCTTCGCCTTCGGCCTGTCCCTCTTCGTCCTCGACATCAGGAAGCTCGGGATCCTGGCGGCCGCCGTGCTGTCCCGGCTTTGA
- a CDS encoding PKD domain-containing protein has protein sequence MKERTKGLLLIGAVLLAAACSSTQSPGESELQASFTVSPASPKVGESAAFSDASKGDPTSWQWDFGDGSTSTEQNPTHTFTATGGKTVTLTVSKGTEHDSEVKTVAVLSASAILIGHGTDKLADIPLAWISQARQTLHIAYGHTSHGSQITDGMTGLAQWKGSDYAWNSGGTGGALDLRDYYNDFGGLGLANDLGNPNRTAWEQATRTYLAQNPAVNVIIWAWCWQVNGTEQEIQTYLDLMNQLEIDFPNVKFVYMTGHVNGGPLTDGYHQRNQQIRDFCVSNNKILYDFADIESYDPDGAYYGDKLVTDGCDYDSDGDGTVDRNWAVDWQNAHPGEWYNCGSAHSQPLNANMKAYAAWWLWARLAGWAGR, from the coding sequence ATGAAAGAACGGACCAAGGGTTTGCTCCTGATCGGGGCGGTTCTCCTCGCGGCGGCCTGTTCGTCCACGCAAAGCCCCGGCGAATCGGAGCTCCAGGCGTCGTTCACCGTCAGCCCGGCGTCGCCGAAGGTCGGTGAATCGGCCGCTTTCAGTGACGCCTCGAAGGGGGATCCGACCTCGTGGCAATGGGATTTCGGCGACGGTTCCACGAGCACGGAGCAGAACCCGACCCATACCTTCACGGCCACGGGCGGAAAGACGGTGACCCTGACCGTCAGCAAAGGGACCGAGCACGACTCGGAGGTCAAGACCGTGGCGGTCCTGTCCGCTTCCGCGATCCTGATCGGCCACGGGACCGACAAGCTGGCCGATATCCCCCTCGCCTGGATCTCCCAAGCCCGGCAGACCCTTCATATCGCTTATGGGCATACCTCGCATGGGAGCCAGATCACCGACGGCATGACCGGATTGGCCCAGTGGAAGGGCTCGGATTATGCCTGGAACTCGGGCGGCACGGGCGGCGCCTTGGACCTCAGGGACTATTACAATGATTTCGGCGGCCTTGGCCTCGCCAACGATCTCGGCAACCCGAACCGGACCGCCTGGGAGCAAGCGACGCGGACCTATCTGGCCCAGAACCCGGCCGTCAACGTCATCATCTGGGCCTGGTGCTGGCAGGTGAACGGGACCGAGCAGGAGATCCAGACCTACCTCGACCTGATGAACCAGCTGGAGATCGATTTTCCGAACGTGAAGTTCGTCTACATGACCGGTCACGTCAACGGCGGCCCGCTGACGGACGGCTACCACCAGCGCAACCAGCAGATCCGCGACTTTTGCGTCAGTAACAACAAGATCCTCTACGATTTCGCCGACATCGAGAGCTACGATCCGGACGGAGCCTATTACGGCGACAAGCTCGTCACCGACGGGTGCGACTACGACAGCGACGGTGACGGCACGGTGGACCGGAACTGGGCCGTCGACTGGCAGAACGCCCATCCCGGGGAATGGTACAATTGCGGGTCCGCCCACAGCCAGCCGCTGAACGCGAACATGAAGGCCTATGCGGCCTGGTGGCTGTGGGCCCGGCTGGCCGGCTGGGCCGGCCGGTGA
- a CDS encoding PKD domain-containing protein, producing MALPKAAGLVAVIVLLAWGCGVDKNNENPGTPPAAAFSFSPSYPAIGQEVAFSDASTGSPTAWSWDFGDGGSSSLQNPSHAYASSGTRTVRLTVRNSAGSDSASQTVTVAALAASFMFRPFLPAPGRAVQFTDTSLGGATSWTWAFGDGGSSTAENPSHAYAAAGTYEVSLSLASASGTSSTVRTVCVTADAVLPPDRLIDWTPAGIPGGIPGRTTVFRTLTPSNSLAEINTAIADCPSGQAVFLTAGSYSLGSISFGSKSGVTLRGAGPGRTVINSTALDAVASAELSFMEDDGIALNSGFTKGSTSIVLASSPSSLFRAGNLVQITQADDPGALGNPGVGVYHRTGFPGVWGMSKTRNLRFTSRIAGVAGNTITLATPIPYSYSAALGPRAYPLRDGPGPSLCGLESLTIRGGAGTDKALNFSGADRCWIKDVEVSGAIGQIGIVYFRHSSQCEVRRCYVHDARGFPNQDDGYAYFLYYGCSYGLVADSIAYRVGDGVIINGSSANAVLYNLIDEARRAGHAWVDQGVIVNHGPHGIMNLIEGNVTQRFQNDGYHGSTSHSVLFRNAVTGVRAGAVEPRRPVDLCRGSYDHSVVGNVIGDESWSPAYYDMPADPSSVSAVYILGFPGMDSVSMAAYSGVPWDSWAKSTAVPDPDVAGTLLRHGNYDFYHRDVVWDGDIVSHAIPASLFYSSKPAFFGSLAWPPIGPDVPGFVTDIPALARWKAYLSSGNLDDLFGD from the coding sequence ATGGCGCTCCCTAAGGCCGCCGGGCTCGTGGCCGTCATCGTCCTGCTGGCCTGGGGGTGCGGCGTCGACAAGAACAACGAGAATCCCGGCACCCCGCCCGCCGCGGCCTTCTCGTTCTCCCCGTCGTACCCGGCCATAGGCCAGGAGGTCGCGTTCTCGGACGCCTCCACCGGCAGCCCGACGGCCTGGAGCTGGGATTTCGGCGACGGCGGGTCCTCCTCGCTCCAGAACCCGAGCCACGCTTATGCCTCCTCGGGAACGAGGACGGTCCGGCTGACCGTCCGGAACAGCGCCGGCTCCGACAGCGCGAGCCAGACGGTCACGGTCGCGGCGCTGGCGGCGTCCTTCATGTTCCGGCCCTTCCTTCCGGCGCCGGGACGCGCCGTGCAGTTCACCGATACGTCGCTCGGCGGGGCGACGTCCTGGACCTGGGCCTTCGGGGACGGAGGGTCGAGCACCGCCGAGAATCCCAGCCATGCCTACGCCGCCGCGGGGACCTATGAGGTCAGCCTGTCCCTCGCCAGCGCGTCGGGAACGAGCTCGACGGTCCGAACGGTCTGCGTGACCGCCGACGCGGTCCTGCCGCCGGACCGGCTCATCGACTGGACCCCGGCCGGGATCCCGGGCGGGATCCCGGGCCGGACGACCGTCTTCCGGACGCTGACGCCGTCGAATTCCCTGGCCGAGATCAACACCGCGATCGCGGATTGCCCCTCGGGCCAGGCCGTCTTCCTGACGGCCGGATCCTACAGCCTCGGCAGCATCTCTTTCGGCTCGAAATCCGGCGTCACGCTCCGCGGGGCCGGGCCCGGTCGCACCGTGATCAACTCGACGGCCCTCGACGCCGTCGCCTCCGCGGAGCTGAGCTTCATGGAGGACGACGGGATCGCCCTCAACTCCGGGTTCACGAAGGGCTCGACGAGCATCGTCCTGGCGTCGTCGCCGTCGTCCCTCTTTCGCGCCGGGAACCTCGTTCAGATCACGCAGGCGGATGATCCGGGGGCCCTGGGGAATCCCGGGGTCGGCGTCTACCACCGGACCGGCTTTCCGGGCGTCTGGGGCATGTCGAAGACGAGGAACCTCCGCTTCACGTCCCGGATCGCGGGTGTCGCCGGCAATACGATCACGCTGGCCACGCCCATCCCATATTCCTACTCGGCGGCCCTGGGCCCGAGGGCCTATCCGTTGAGGGACGGGCCCGGCCCGTCCCTTTGCGGGCTAGAGAGCCTGACGATCCGCGGCGGCGCCGGGACGGACAAGGCGCTCAACTTCTCCGGCGCGGACCGGTGCTGGATCAAGGACGTGGAAGTCTCCGGCGCCATCGGCCAGATCGGGATCGTCTATTTCCGTCATTCGTCCCAATGCGAGGTCCGGCGCTGCTACGTCCACGACGCCAGGGGCTTCCCCAACCAGGACGATGGCTACGCGTATTTTCTTTATTACGGATGCTCGTACGGCCTGGTCGCGGATTCCATCGCTTATCGCGTGGGGGACGGCGTGATCATCAACGGCTCGTCCGCGAACGCCGTCCTCTACAACCTCATCGACGAGGCCCGGCGGGCCGGGCACGCCTGGGTGGACCAGGGCGTCATCGTGAACCACGGCCCGCACGGCATCATGAACCTGATCGAGGGCAACGTCACGCAGCGATTCCAGAACGACGGCTACCACGGCTCGACCTCCCATTCGGTCCTGTTCCGCAACGCCGTGACCGGGGTCCGGGCGGGCGCCGTCGAGCCCCGGCGGCCGGTCGATCTCTGCCGGGGCAGCTACGACCACAGCGTCGTCGGGAACGTCATCGGCGACGAGAGCTGGTCCCCGGCCTACTACGACATGCCCGCCGACCCGTCGAGCGTCTCGGCCGTCTATATCCTGGGCTTTCCCGGGATGGATAGCGTGAGCATGGCCGCCTATTCGGGCGTTCCCTGGGACAGCTGGGCGAAGTCCACGGCCGTCCCCGATCCGGATGTGGCGGGGACGCTCCTCCGGCACGGGAATTACGATTTCTATCATCGCGACGTCGTCTGGGACGGCGATATCGTCTCCCACGCCATCCCGGCCAGCCTTTTCTACTCTTCGAAGCCGGCGTTCTTCGGATCGCTGGCCTGGCCTCCCATCGGCCCTGACGTCCCGGGCTTCGTCACCGATATCCCGGCCCTGGCACGCTGGAAAGCGTACCTGTCCTCCGGCAATCTGGACGACCTTTTCGGGGACTGA
- a CDS encoding PKD domain-containing protein, whose protein sequence is MARTPSFNGSAHRVHLGLILFAVCSFFLPGRILAQSKSSESLLTRLAVKATGNLSVSFTYTPRYPTQGQPVQFTAKSSGAPQAFAWDFGDGTSSREQNPVHVYAETGFRKVTVVASTTAASRKASRTLTVLPAAAQATFVFSPATPGPGQTVQFSDTTSGTPTSWRWSFGDGATSTVKNPSHAFAGEGTYTVNLTTGGGTGTKQGSRTISVASMSVLAASFTYSPAFPTTGQAIQFADTSTGSPTSWLWNFGDGTTSSAQNPSHAYAAAGSKTVTLTVTSATSSNASTRTITVATPLAASFSFSPAAATAGQAIQFTDASTGSPTSWLWNFGDGTTSAVQNPSHAYAAAGSKTVTLTVTNATGSNSASRTLSVSASLTAAFTFSPASPVAGQSVQFTDASTGSPTAWSWSFGDGGTSTAQNPSHAFASAGTYTVRLTASNGSGQNEVSLAVTVTASNTVTASFGFSPSAPAAGDTVQFTDSSTGSPTSWQWSFGDGGTSTAQNPSHAYAAAGTYTVSLTAASGSSSATATRAVTVAAAAALDASFSYAPTSPAPGQAVSFTDTSTASPTSWQWNFGDGGTSAAQNPSHTFAAAGSYTVTLLAAGLSGSDTASRTITVATSTSLLPDDRIIDWTSVGVPGGIPNRTTVYRTLTPSNTLAEINAAIAACPSGQVVFLAAGSYSLGQITFGSRSGVTLRGAGAGRTVINATSGYAISATELSFFEADGVDVASGYVKGSTTITLAATPSSAFAVGNLIQITQDDSPDALGSAGVGVYHRTGFPGVWGMSATRNVRFTSRITAVSGTRITLATAVPYTYQASLNPKAYPLSGGPGATLCGVESLTLRGSGSTDRAVNFSGTDRCWVKDVEVDNMVGTTGMIFFRHSFQGEIRRCYAHDAAGFPSQADGYAYFFYYGCSNCLAVDNIACRVGDGLIINGSSASACLYNLVENVQRAGHAWVDQGMIVNHGPHAIMNLIEGNVLQRFQNDGYHGSTSHTLLFRNNIHGLRDGASGVRRLIDLCRGSYYHTLVGNVIGDSSWTPAYYQLPANPTSVSGVYVLGFPGMDSISMAAYTSVPWDNWTKSTTAPDADVAATILRHGNYDYYNRSVVWDQAISSQAIPASLVYSSKPDFFGTLQWPPIGPDVSGLATSIPAKARWNAYLASGDLADLFRVF, encoded by the coding sequence ATGGCGAGAACGCCGAGCTTTAATGGAAGCGCTCATAGGGTCCATCTCGGCCTGATCCTTTTTGCGGTTTGTTCATTCTTCCTGCCGGGGCGCATCCTGGCCCAAAGCAAGTCGAGCGAGAGCCTGCTGACCCGCCTGGCCGTGAAGGCCACCGGCAATCTCAGCGTGTCCTTTACGTACACCCCCCGGTACCCGACGCAGGGACAGCCCGTGCAGTTCACGGCGAAATCGTCGGGAGCCCCCCAGGCCTTTGCCTGGGACTTCGGTGACGGGACCTCGAGCAGGGAACAGAATCCCGTCCACGTCTATGCGGAAACGGGCTTCCGGAAGGTGACGGTCGTGGCCTCCACCACCGCGGCCTCCCGGAAGGCGAGCCGGACGCTCACCGTCCTGCCCGCCGCGGCCCAGGCGACGTTCGTGTTCAGCCCGGCCACACCCGGGCCCGGCCAGACCGTCCAGTTCTCCGACACCACGTCCGGGACGCCGACATCCTGGCGGTGGAGCTTCGGGGACGGCGCGACGAGCACGGTAAAGAACCCGAGCCATGCCTTCGCCGGCGAGGGGACCTATACGGTGAATCTGACGACCGGCGGGGGGACCGGCACGAAGCAGGGCAGCCGGACGATCAGCGTGGCCTCGATGTCGGTCCTGGCCGCATCCTTCACCTATTCCCCGGCCTTCCCGACCACGGGCCAAGCCATCCAGTTCGCCGACACCTCGACAGGCTCGCCGACGTCCTGGCTCTGGAACTTCGGGGATGGGACGACCAGCTCCGCCCAGAATCCCAGCCACGCCTACGCCGCGGCAGGCTCCAAGACGGTGACCCTGACGGTCACCAGCGCCACTTCGTCGAACGCCTCGACCCGGACGATAACCGTGGCCACGCCGCTCGCGGCTTCGTTCAGCTTCAGCCCGGCCGCCGCGACCGCCGGCCAGGCGATCCAGTTCACGGACGCTTCGACGGGCTCGCCGACATCCTGGCTCTGGAACTTCGGGGACGGGACGACCAGCGCCGTCCAGAATCCCAGCCACGCTTACGCCGCGGCAGGCTCCAAGACCGTGACCCTGACGGTCACCAACGCCACCGGGTCGAACAGCGCCTCGCGGACGCTCTCGGTCTCGGCCTCCCTGACGGCGGCCTTCACGTTCTCGCCGGCCTCCCCCGTGGCCGGTCAGTCCGTCCAGTTCACCGATGCTTCGACCGGGAGCCCTACGGCCTGGTCCTGGAGCTTCGGCGACGGCGGGACGAGCACGGCCCAGAACCCCAGCCATGCCTTCGCCTCGGCGGGGACCTACACCGTGAGGCTGACCGCCTCGAACGGCTCCGGCCAGAACGAGGTCAGCCTGGCCGTGACGGTCACGGCCTCGAACACGGTGACGGCCTCTTTCGGCTTCAGCCCGAGCGCGCCGGCGGCGGGCGACACCGTGCAGTTCACCGACTCCTCGACGGGGTCGCCGACCTCGTGGCAATGGAGCTTCGGCGACGGCGGGACGAGCACGGCCCAGAATCCGAGCCATGCCTACGCGGCCGCGGGGACCTATACGGTCAGCCTGACGGCCGCGTCCGGCTCCTCCAGCGCCACGGCCACCAGGGCGGTCACGGTGGCCGCCGCCGCGGCCCTGGACGCTTCGTTCTCCTATGCCCCGACTTCTCCGGCTCCCGGCCAGGCGGTGTCCTTCACCGACACCTCGACGGCGTCGCCGACCTCGTGGCAATGGAATTTCGGCGACGGCGGGACGAGCGCGGCCCAGAACCCGAGCCACACCTTTGCGGCCGCCGGCTCCTACACCGTCACCCTGCTGGCCGCCGGCCTGTCGGGCTCGGACACGGCCAGCCGGACGATCACCGTCGCCACGTCGACGAGCCTCCTGCCGGACGACCGGATCATCGATTGGACCAGCGTCGGCGTCCCCGGCGGCATCCCCAACCGGACGACCGTCTATAGGACGCTCACGCCCTCGAACACCCTGGCCGAGATCAACGCGGCCATTGCCGCCTGCCCCTCCGGCCAGGTCGTCTTCCTGGCCGCCGGCAGCTACAGCCTCGGCCAGATCACGTTCGGCTCGAGGTCGGGCGTCACGCTGCGGGGGGCCGGCGCCGGGCGCACGGTCATCAACGCGACGTCCGGCTACGCCATCTCGGCCACCGAGCTGAGCTTCTTCGAGGCGGACGGCGTGGACGTGGCCAGCGGCTATGTCAAGGGCTCCACGACCATCACCCTGGCCGCGACGCCTTCGTCGGCCTTCGCCGTAGGCAATCTCATACAGATCACCCAGGACGACAGCCCGGACGCCCTCGGCTCGGCCGGCGTCGGCGTCTACCACCGGACCGGGTTCCCCGGCGTCTGGGGCATGTCGGCGACCCGGAACGTCCGCTTCACCTCCCGGATTACGGCCGTGAGCGGCACCCGGATCACCCTGGCCACGGCCGTTCCCTATACTTACCAGGCGTCGCTCAATCCCAAGGCCTATCCGCTGAGCGGCGGTCCAGGCGCCACCCTGTGCGGCGTCGAGAGCCTGACCCTCCGCGGCTCCGGCAGCACCGACCGGGCCGTCAACTTCTCGGGGACCGACCGCTGCTGGGTCAAGGACGTCGAGGTCGACAACATGGTCGGCACGACCGGCATGATCTTCTTCCGTCATTCCTTCCAGGGCGAGATCCGGCGCTGCTACGCGCATGACGCGGCCGGCTTCCCCAGCCAGGCGGACGGCTACGCCTATTTCTTCTATTACGGCTGCTCGAACTGCCTCGCGGTCGACAACATCGCCTGCCGCGTCGGCGACGGCCTCATCATCAACGGCTCGTCGGCCAGCGCCTGCCTGTACAATCTCGTCGAGAACGTCCAGCGGGCCGGCCATGCCTGGGTCGACCAGGGCATGATCGTCAACCACGGGCCGCATGCCATCATGAACCTCATCGAGGGCAACGTCCTCCAGAGGTTCCAGAACGACGGCTACCACGGTTCCACATCCCACACGCTGCTCTTCCGCAACAACATCCACGGGCTCCGGGACGGGGCTTCCGGCGTCCGCAGGCTGATCGATCTCTGCCGCGGCAGCTATTATCACACGCTTGTCGGCAACGTCATCGGCGACTCGAGCTGGACCCCGGCCTACTACCAGCTGCCGGCCAACCCGACGTCCGTGTCCGGCGTCTACGTCCTCGGCTTCCCCGGCATGGACAGCATCAGCATGGCGGCCTATACGAGCGTGCCCTGGGACAATTGGACGAAATCGACGACGGCTCCCGACGCCGACGTCGCCGCGACCATTCTCCGCCACGGCAACTACGATTACTACAATAGAAGCGTGGTCTGGGACCAGGCGATCTCCTCGCAGGCCATCCCGGCCAGCCTGGTCTACAGCTCCAAGCCGGACTTCTTCGGGACGCTCCAGTGGCCGCCGATCGGACCGGACGTCAGCGGGCTCGCGACCAGCATCCCGGCCAAGGCCCGTTGGAACGCCTATCTGGCGTCGGGGGATCTGGCCGACCTTTTCAGGGTCTTCTGA